A DNA window from Thalassospiraceae bacterium LMO-JJ14 contains the following coding sequences:
- a CDS encoding peptidylprolyl isomerase, with amino-acid sequence MTDITKAADPENTLYLELKTGRVVIEMRPDVAPKHVKRIKELVREKFYDGLTFHRVIDGFMAQTGDPKGNGTGGSGQNIPAEFSDLERFYRGTVGMARSQNPNSGDSQFFIMFDKAPFLDGQYTIWGEVIDGMEYVDAIKKGDDARNGTVEDPDKIISMRVAADVK; translated from the coding sequence ATGACAGACATTACCAAAGCCGCCGACCCGGAAAACACCCTGTATCTTGAGCTCAAGACCGGTCGCGTGGTGATCGAGATGCGCCCTGACGTCGCGCCCAAGCACGTCAAGCGGATCAAGGAACTGGTGCGCGAGAAATTCTACGACGGATTGACCTTTCATCGCGTCATCGACGGTTTCATGGCCCAGACCGGCGATCCGAAAGGGAACGGCACCGGCGGATCGGGTCAGAACATTCCGGCCGAGTTTTCGGATCTTGAGCGTTTCTATCGCGGCACCGTCGGCATGGCCCGCTCGCAGAATCCGAACAGCGGCGACAGCCAGTTCTTCATCATGTTCGATAAAGCCCCGTTCCTCGATGGTCAGTATACCATCTGGGGCGAAGTGATCGACGGCATGGAATATGTCGACGCCATCAAAAAGGGTGATGACGCCCGCAACGGCACAGTCGAAGATCCCGACAAGATCATCTCCATGCGGGTCGCCGCCGACGTAAAGTAA